A genomic segment from Chiroxiphia lanceolata isolate bChiLan1 chromosome 27, bChiLan1.pri, whole genome shotgun sequence encodes:
- the LOC116799118 gene encoding uncharacterized protein LOC116799118 isoform X9: protein METDNERRMVMDTERTREMDNEDTMEMDRERTPEIDKKMTMEMDKDAKKIKNWKNYQQLTDDSGAMQPELGSCINTETRINIPSDGSTLEPGLMISQEGAAHWISLSLSFAGQDTETDKEWIMETDKRMMEMDKDRTAEMDKEWIMETDNERMMEIARKWQWRWTRREQGRWTEEDMMEMDKKRTTEIDKERTTEVNNKKTMEMDKEKTTEMDKEKTMEMDKEKTMEMDKERTAEMDKERMTETDKKWKMEADTEKTTR from the exons ATGGAGACAGACAATGAGAG GAGGATGGTGATGGACACGGAGAGGACAAGGGAGATGGACAATGAGGACACGATGGAGATGGACAGAGAGAGGACACCGGAGATAGACAAGAAGATGACAATGGAGATGGACAAggatgcaaagaaaattaaaaattggaaGAACTACCAGCAATTAACAGATGACAGTGGAGCcatgcagccagagctgggcagctgcaTCAACACAGAAACCAGGATTAACATCCCATCTGATGGATCAACATTGGAACCAGGACTGATGATctcccaggagggagcag CTCActggatctctctctctctctcttttgcagGACAGGACACAGAGACAGACAAGGAGTGGATAAT GGAGACAGACAAGAGGATGATGGAGATGGACAAGGACAGGACAGCAGAGATGGACAAGGAATGGATAATGGAGACAGACAATGAGAG GATGATGGAGATTGCAAGGAAATGGCAATGGAGATGGACAAGGAGAGAACAAGGGAGATGGACAGAGGAGGACATGATGGAGATGGACAAAAAGAGGACAACAGAG ATTGACAAGGAGAGGACAACAGAGGTGAACAACAAGAAGACAATGGAGATGGACAAGGAGAAGACAACGGAGATGGACAAGGAGAAGACAATGGAAATGGACAAGGAGAAGACAATGGAGATGGACAAGGAGAGGACAGCAGAGATGGACAAGGAGAGGATGACAGAGACAGACAAGAAATGGAAGATGGAGGCGGACACTGAGAAGACAACACGTTAA
- the LOC116799118 gene encoding nipped-B-like protein B isoform X4 has translation METDNERRMVMDTERTREMDNEDTMEMDRERTPEIDKKMTMEMDKDAKKIKNWKNYQQLTDDSGAMQPELGSCINTETRINIPSDGSTLKPGLMISQEGATHWISLSLSFAGQDTETDKEWIMETENERTEGMNKERMMELDMERIREMENEDMMEMDKEREKTTGTDKEWITETDKRMMEMDKDRTAEMDKEWIMETDNERMMEIARKWQWRWTRREQGRWTEEDMMEMDKKRTTEIDKERTTEVNNKKTMEMDKEKTTEMDKEKTMEMDKEKTMEMDKERTAEMDKERMTETDKKWKMEADTEKTTR, from the exons ATGGAGACAGACAATGAGAG GAGGATGGTGATGGACACGGAGAGGACAAGGGAGATGGACAATGAGGACACGATGGAGATGGACAGAGAGAGGACACCGGAGATAGACAAGAAGATGACAATGGAGATGGACAAggatgcaaagaaaattaaaaattggaaGAACTACCAGCAATTAACAGATGACAGTGGAGCcatgcagccagagctgggcagctgcaTCAACACAGAAACCAGGATTAACATCCCATCTGATGGATCAAC ACTGAAACCAGGACTGATGATCTCCCAGGAAGGAGCAACTCActggatctctctctctctctcttttgcagGACAGGACACAGAGACAGACAAGGAGTGGATAATGGAGACAGAGAATGAGAGGACAGAGGGGATGAACAAGGAAAGGATGATGGAGTTGGACATGGAGAGGATAAGGGAGATGGAGAATGAGGACATGATGGAGATGGACAAAGAGAGG gAGAAGACAACAGGGACAGACAAGGAGTGGATAACGGAGACAGACAAGAGGATGATGGAGATGGACAAGGACAGGACAGCAGAGATGGACAAGGAATGGATAATGGAGACAGACAATGAGAG GATGATGGAGATTGCAAGGAAATGGCAATGGAGATGGACAAGGAGAGAACAAGGGAGATGGACAGAGGAGGACATGATGGAGATGGACAAAAAGAGGACAACAGAG ATTGACAAGGAGAGGACAACAGAGGTGAACAACAAGAAGACAATGGAGATGGACAAGGAGAAGACAACGGAGATGGACAAGGAGAAGACAATGGAAATGGACAAGGAGAAGACAATGGAGATGGACAAGGAGAGGACAGCAGAGATGGACAAGGAGAGGATGACAGAGACAGACAAGAAATGGAAGATGGAGGCGGACACTGAGAAGACAACACGTTAA
- the LOC116799118 gene encoding nipped-B-like protein B isoform X3: protein METDNERRMVMDTERTREMDNEDTMEMDRERTPEIDKKMTMEMDKDAKKIKNWKNYQQLTDDSGAMQPELGSCINTETRINIPSDGSTLEPGLMISQEGAAHWISLSLSFAGQDTETDKEWIMETENERTEGMNKERMMELDMERIREMENEDMMEMDKEREKTTGTDKEWITETDKRMMEMDKDRTAEMDKEWIMETDNERMMEIARKWQWRWTRREQGRWTEEDMMEMDKKRTTEIDKERTTEVNNKKTMEMDKEKTTEMDKEKTMEMDKEKTMEMDKERTAEMDKERMTETDKKWKMEADTEKTTR from the exons ATGGAGACAGACAATGAGAG GAGGATGGTGATGGACACGGAGAGGACAAGGGAGATGGACAATGAGGACACGATGGAGATGGACAGAGAGAGGACACCGGAGATAGACAAGAAGATGACAATGGAGATGGACAAggatgcaaagaaaattaaaaattggaaGAACTACCAGCAATTAACAGATGACAGTGGAGCcatgcagccagagctgggcagctgcaTCAACACAGAAACCAGGATTAACATCCCATCTGATGGATCAACATTGGAACCAGGACTGATGATctcccaggagggagcag CTCActggatctctctctctctctcttttgcagGACAGGACACAGAGACAGACAAGGAGTGGATAATGGAGACAGAGAATGAGAGGACAGAGGGGATGAACAAGGAAAGGATGATGGAGTTGGACATGGAGAGGATAAGGGAGATGGAGAATGAGGACATGATGGAGATGGACAAAGAGAGG gAGAAGACAACAGGGACAGACAAGGAGTGGATAACGGAGACAGACAAGAGGATGATGGAGATGGACAAGGACAGGACAGCAGAGATGGACAAGGAATGGATAATGGAGACAGACAATGAGAG GATGATGGAGATTGCAAGGAAATGGCAATGGAGATGGACAAGGAGAGAACAAGGGAGATGGACAGAGGAGGACATGATGGAGATGGACAAAAAGAGGACAACAGAG ATTGACAAGGAGAGGACAACAGAGGTGAACAACAAGAAGACAATGGAGATGGACAAGGAGAAGACAACGGAGATGGACAAGGAGAAGACAATGGAAATGGACAAGGAGAAGACAATGGAGATGGACAAGGAGAGGACAGCAGAGATGGACAAGGAGAGGATGACAGAGACAGACAAGAAATGGAAGATGGAGGCGGACACTGAGAAGACAACACGTTAA
- the LOC116799118 gene encoding uncharacterized protein LOC116799118 isoform X10, which yields METDNERRMVMDTERTREMDNEDTMEMDRERTPEIDKKMTMEMDKDAKKIKNWKNYQQLTDDSGAMQPELGSCINTETRINIPSDGSTLKPGLMISQEGATHWISLSLSFAGQDTETDKEWIMETDKRMMEMDKDRTAEMDKEWIMETDNERMMEIARKWQWRWTRREQGRWTEEDMMEMDKKRTTEIDKERTTEVNNKKTMEMDKEKTTEMDKEKTMEMDKEKTMEMDKERTAEMDKERMTETDKKWKMEADTEKTTR from the exons ATGGAGACAGACAATGAGAG GAGGATGGTGATGGACACGGAGAGGACAAGGGAGATGGACAATGAGGACACGATGGAGATGGACAGAGAGAGGACACCGGAGATAGACAAGAAGATGACAATGGAGATGGACAAggatgcaaagaaaattaaaaattggaaGAACTACCAGCAATTAACAGATGACAGTGGAGCcatgcagccagagctgggcagctgcaTCAACACAGAAACCAGGATTAACATCCCATCTGATGGATCAAC ACTGAAACCAGGACTGATGATCTCCCAGGAAGGAGCAACTCActggatctctctctctctctcttttgcagGACAGGACACAGAGACAGACAAGGAGTGGATAAT GGAGACAGACAAGAGGATGATGGAGATGGACAAGGACAGGACAGCAGAGATGGACAAGGAATGGATAATGGAGACAGACAATGAGAG GATGATGGAGATTGCAAGGAAATGGCAATGGAGATGGACAAGGAGAGAACAAGGGAGATGGACAGAGGAGGACATGATGGAGATGGACAAAAAGAGGACAACAGAG ATTGACAAGGAGAGGACAACAGAGGTGAACAACAAGAAGACAATGGAGATGGACAAGGAGAAGACAACGGAGATGGACAAGGAGAAGACAATGGAAATGGACAAGGAGAAGACAATGGAGATGGACAAGGAGAGGACAGCAGAGATGGACAAGGAGAGGATGACAGAGACAGACAAGAAATGGAAGATGGAGGCGGACACTGAGAAGACAACACGTTAA
- the LOC116799118 gene encoding splicing regulatory glutamine/lysine-rich protein 1-like isoform X7: MRRRGTPIPAHPGPTARPAEEAKWTCHGPELGSWINTETRINTLSAGSTLEQGLMISQEGAAHWISLSLFFRTGHRDRQGVDKIRETDKERMEEMDKEWTAETDNQRMTEDNERTEEMDNKSTREMDKKRTMGIDMERTTEMDNEYMMEMNKERMMEMDKERTTEMDKEWITATNDERMMEIARKWQWRWTRREQGRWTEEDMMEMDKKRTTEIDKERTTEVNNKKTMEMDKEKTTEMDKEKTMEMDKEKTMEMDKERTAEMDKERMTETDKKWKMEADTEKTTR, from the exons ATGAGGAGAAGGGGAACCCCAATCCCAGCCCACCCTGGGCCTACAGCCAGGCCTGCAGAGGAGGCCAAGTGGACGTGCCATGG gccagagctgggcagctggaTCAACACAGAAACCAGGATTAAC ACCCTATCAGCTGGATCAACTCTGGAACAAG GACTGATGATctcccaggagggagcagctcactggatctctctctctctctttttcaggACAGGACACAGAGACAGACAAGGAGTGGATAAGATAAGAGAGACTGACAAGGAGAGGATGGAGGAGATGGACAAGGAGTGGACAGCAGAGACAGACAATCAGAGGATGACGGAGGACAATGAGAGGACAGAGGAGATGGACAACAAGAGCACAAGGGAGATGGACAAGAAAAGGACGATGGGGATAGACATGGAGAGGACAACAGAGATGGACAATGAGTACATGATGGAGATGAACAAAGAGAG GATGATGGAGATGGACAAGGAGAGGACA ACAGAGATGGACAAGGAGTGGATAACGGCGACAAACGATGAGAGGATGATGGAGATTGCAAGGAAATGGCAATGGAGATGGACAAGGAGAGAACAAGGGAGATGGACAGAGGAGGACATGATGGAGATGGACAAAAAGAGGACAACAGAG ATTGACAAGGAGAGGACAACAGAGGTGAACAACAAGAAGACAATGGAGATGGACAAGGAGAAGACAACGGAGATGGACAAGGAGAAGACAATGGAAATGGACAAGGAGAAGACAATGGAGATGGACAAGGAGAGGACAGCAGAGATGGACAAGGAGAGGATGACAGAGACAGACAAGAAATGGAAGATGGAGGCGGACACTGAGAAGACAACACGTTAA
- the LOC116799118 gene encoding splicing regulatory glutamine/lysine-rich protein 1-like isoform X1: protein MREMDKERMMDLDMERTMEMDMERTREMDNEDTMEMDRERTPEIDKKMTMEMDKDAKKIKNWKNYQQLTDDSGAMQPELGSCINTETRINIPSDGSTLEPGLMISQEGAAHWISLSLFFRTGHRDRQGVDKIRETDKERMEEMDKEWTAETDNQRMTEDNERTEEMDNKSTREMDKKRTMGIDMERTTEMDNEYMMEMNKERMMEMDKERTTEMDKEWITATNDERMMEIARKWQWRWTRREQGRWTEEDMMEMDKKRTTEIDKERTTEVNNKKTMEMDKEKTTEMDKEKTMEMDKEKTMEMDKERTAEMDKERMTETDKKWKMEADTEKTTR from the exons ATGAGAGAGATGGACAAGGAAAGGATGATGGATTTGGACATGGAGAGGACAATGGAG ATGGACATGGAGAGGACAAGGGAGATGGACAATGAGGACACGATGGAGATGGACAGAGAGAGGACACCGGAGATAGACAAGAAGATGACAATGGAGATGGACAAggatgcaaagaaaattaaaaattggaaGAACTACCAGCAATTAACAGATGACAGTGGAGCcatgcagccagagctgggcagctgcaTCAACACAGAAACCAGGATTAACATCCCCTCTGATGGATCAACATTGGAACCAGGACTGATGATctcccaggagggagcagctcactggatctctctctctctctttttcaggACAGGACACAGAGACAGACAAGGAGTGGATAAGATAAGAGAGACTGACAAGGAGAGGATGGAGGAGATGGACAAGGAGTGGACAGCAGAGACAGACAATCAGAGGATGACGGAGGACAATGAGAGGACAGAGGAGATGGACAACAAGAGCACAAGGGAGATGGACAAGAAAAGGACGATGGGGATAGACATGGAGAGGACAACAGAGATGGACAATGAGTACATGATGGAGATGAACAAAGAGAG GATGATGGAGATGGACAAGGAGAGGACA ACAGAGATGGACAAGGAGTGGATAACGGCGACAAACGATGAGAGGATGATGGAGATTGCAAGGAAATGGCAATGGAGATGGACAAGGAGAGAACAAGGGAGATGGACAGAGGAGGACATGATGGAGATGGACAAAAAGAGGACAACAGAG ATTGACAAGGAGAGGACAACAGAGGTGAACAACAAGAAGACAATGGAGATGGACAAGGAGAAGACAACGGAGATGGACAAGGAGAAGACAATGGAAATGGACAAGGAGAAGACAATGGAGATGGACAAGGAGAGGACAGCAGAGATGGACAAGGAGAGGATGACAGAGACAGACAAGAAATGGAAGATGGAGGCGGACACTGAGAAGACAACACGTTAA
- the LOC116799118 gene encoding nipped-B-like protein B isoform X8, producing METDNERRMVMDTERTREMDNEDTMEMDRERTPEIDKKMTMEMDKDAKKIKNWKNYQQLTDDSGAMQPELGSCINTETRINIPSDGSTLEPGLMISQEGAAHWISLSLSFAGQDTETDKEWIMETENERTEGMNKERMMELDMERIREMENEDMMEMDKEREKTTGTDKEWITETDKRMMEMDKDRTAEMDKEWIMETDNERMMEIDKERTTEVNNKKTMEMDKEKTTEMDKEKTMEMDKEKTMEMDKERTAEMDKERMTETDKKWKMEADTEKTTR from the exons ATGGAGACAGACAATGAGAG GAGGATGGTGATGGACACGGAGAGGACAAGGGAGATGGACAATGAGGACACGATGGAGATGGACAGAGAGAGGACACCGGAGATAGACAAGAAGATGACAATGGAGATGGACAAggatgcaaagaaaattaaaaattggaaGAACTACCAGCAATTAACAGATGACAGTGGAGCcatgcagccagagctgggcagctgcaTCAACACAGAAACCAGGATTAACATCCCATCTGATGGATCAACATTGGAACCAGGACTGATGATctcccaggagggagcag CTCActggatctctctctctctctcttttgcagGACAGGACACAGAGACAGACAAGGAGTGGATAATGGAGACAGAGAATGAGAGGACAGAGGGGATGAACAAGGAAAGGATGATGGAGTTGGACATGGAGAGGATAAGGGAGATGGAGAATGAGGACATGATGGAGATGGACAAAGAGAGG gAGAAGACAACAGGGACAGACAAGGAGTGGATAACGGAGACAGACAAGAGGATGATGGAGATGGACAAGGACAGGACAGCAGAGATGGACAAGGAATGGATAATGGAGACAGACAATGAGAGG ATGATGGAGATTGACAAGGAGAGGACAACAGAGGTGAACAACAAGAAGACAATGGAGATGGACAAGGAGAAGACAACGGAGATGGACAAGGAGAAGACAATGGAAATGGACAAGGAGAAGACAATGGAGATGGACAAGGAGAGGACAGCAGAGATGGACAAGGAGAGGATGACAGAGACAGACAAGAAATGGAAGATGGAGGCGGACACTGAGAAGACAACACGTTAA
- the LOC116799118 gene encoding nipped-B-like protein B isoform X5, with protein sequence MVMDTERTREMDNEDTMEMDRERTPEIDKKMTMEMDKDAKKIKNWKNYQQLTDDSGAMQPELGSCINTETRINIPSDGSTLEPGLMISQEGAAHWISLSLSFAGQDTETDKEWIMETENERTEGMNKERMMELDMERIREMENEDMMEMDKEREKTTGTDKEWITETDKRMMEMDKDRTAEMDKEWIMETDNERMMEIARKWQWRWTRREQGRWTEEDMMEMDKKRTTEIDKERTTEVNNKKTMEMDKEKTTEMDKEKTMEMDKEKTMEMDKERTAEMDKERMTETDKKWKMEADTEKTTR encoded by the exons ATGGTGATGGACACGGAGAGGACAAGGGAGATGGACAATGAGGACACGATGGAGATGGACAGAGAGAGGACACCGGAGATAGACAAGAAGATGACAATGGAGATGGACAAggatgcaaagaaaattaaaaattggaaGAACTACCAGCAATTAACAGATGACAGTGGAGCcatgcagccagagctgggcagctgcaTCAACACAGAAACCAGGATTAACATCCCATCTGATGGATCAACATTGGAACCAGGACTGATGATctcccaggagggagcag CTCActggatctctctctctctctcttttgcagGACAGGACACAGAGACAGACAAGGAGTGGATAATGGAGACAGAGAATGAGAGGACAGAGGGGATGAACAAGGAAAGGATGATGGAGTTGGACATGGAGAGGATAAGGGAGATGGAGAATGAGGACATGATGGAGATGGACAAAGAGAGG gAGAAGACAACAGGGACAGACAAGGAGTGGATAACGGAGACAGACAAGAGGATGATGGAGATGGACAAGGACAGGACAGCAGAGATGGACAAGGAATGGATAATGGAGACAGACAATGAGAG GATGATGGAGATTGCAAGGAAATGGCAATGGAGATGGACAAGGAGAGAACAAGGGAGATGGACAGAGGAGGACATGATGGAGATGGACAAAAAGAGGACAACAGAG ATTGACAAGGAGAGGACAACAGAGGTGAACAACAAGAAGACAATGGAGATGGACAAGGAGAAGACAACGGAGATGGACAAGGAGAAGACAATGGAAATGGACAAGGAGAAGACAATGGAGATGGACAAGGAGAGGACAGCAGAGATGGACAAGGAGAGGATGACAGAGACAGACAAGAAATGGAAGATGGAGGCGGACACTGAGAAGACAACACGTTAA
- the LOC116799118 gene encoding splicing regulatory glutamine/lysine-rich protein 1-like isoform X11 — protein MISQEGAAHWISLSLFFRTGHRDRQGVDKIRETDKERMEEMDKEWTAETDNQRMTEDNERTEEMDNKSTREMDKKRTMGIDMERTTEMDNEYMMEMNKERMMEMDKERTTEMDKEWITATNDERMMEIARKWQWRWTRREQGRWTEEDMMEMDKKRTTEIDKERTTEVNNKKTMEMDKEKTTEMDKEKTMEMDKEKTMEMDKERTAEMDKERMTETDKKWKMEADTEKTTR, from the exons ATGATctcccaggagggagcagctcactggatctctctctctctctttttcaggACAGGACACAGAGACAGACAAGGAGTGGATAAGATAAGAGAGACTGACAAGGAGAGGATGGAGGAGATGGACAAGGAGTGGACAGCAGAGACAGACAATCAGAGGATGACGGAGGACAATGAGAGGACAGAGGAGATGGACAACAAGAGCACAAGGGAGATGGACAAGAAAAGGACGATGGGGATAGACATGGAGAGGACAACAGAGATGGACAATGAGTACATGATGGAGATGAACAAAGAGAG GATGATGGAGATGGACAAGGAGAGGACA ACAGAGATGGACAAGGAGTGGATAACGGCGACAAACGATGAGAGGATGATGGAGATTGCAAGGAAATGGCAATGGAGATGGACAAGGAGAGAACAAGGGAGATGGACAGAGGAGGACATGATGGAGATGGACAAAAAGAGGACAACAGAG ATTGACAAGGAGAGGACAACAGAGGTGAACAACAAGAAGACAATGGAGATGGACAAGGAGAAGACAACGGAGATGGACAAGGAGAAGACAATGGAAATGGACAAGGAGAAGACAATGGAGATGGACAAGGAGAGGACAGCAGAGATGGACAAGGAGAGGATGACAGAGACAGACAAGAAATGGAAGATGGAGGCGGACACTGAGAAGACAACACGTTAA
- the LOC116799118 gene encoding splicing regulatory glutamine/lysine-rich protein 1-like isoform X6, which translates to MRRRGTPIPAHPGPTARPAEEAKWRCHWPELGSWINTETRINTLSAGSTLEQGLMISQEGAAHWISLSLFFRTGHRDRQGVDKIRETDKERMEEMDKEWTAETDNQRMTEDNERTEEMDNKSTREMDKKRTMGIDMERTTEMDNEYMMEMNKERMMEMDKERTTEMDKEWITATNDERMMEIARKWQWRWTRREQGRWTEEDMMEMDKKRTTEIDKERTTEVNNKKTMEMDKEKTTEMDKEKTMEMDKEKTMEMDKERTAEMDKERMTETDKKWKMEADTEKTTR; encoded by the exons ATGAGGAGAAGGGGAACCCCAATCCCAGCCCACCCTGGGCCTACAGCCAGGCCTGCAGAGGAGGCCAAGTGGAGGTGCCATtggccagagctgggcagctggaTCAACACAGAAACAAGGATTAACACCCTATCAGCTGGATCAACTCTGGAACAAG GACTGATGATctcccaggagggagcagctcactggatctctctctctctctttttcaggACAGGACACAGAGACAGACAAGGAGTGGATAAGATAAGAGAGACTGACAAGGAGAGGATGGAGGAGATGGACAAGGAGTGGACAGCAGAGACAGACAATCAGAGGATGACGGAGGACAATGAGAGGACAGAGGAGATGGACAACAAGAGCACAAGGGAGATGGACAAGAAAAGGACGATGGGGATAGACATGGAGAGGACAACAGAGATGGACAATGAGTACATGATGGAGATGAACAAAGAGAG GATGATGGAGATGGACAAGGAGAGGACA ACAGAGATGGACAAGGAGTGGATAACGGCGACAAACGATGAGAGGATGATGGAGATTGCAAGGAAATGGCAATGGAGATGGACAAGGAGAGAACAAGGGAGATGGACAGAGGAGGACATGATGGAGATGGACAAAAAGAGGACAACAGAG ATTGACAAGGAGAGGACAACAGAGGTGAACAACAAGAAGACAATGGAGATGGACAAGGAGAAGACAACGGAGATGGACAAGGAGAAGACAATGGAAATGGACAAGGAGAAGACAATGGAGATGGACAAGGAGAGGACAGCAGAGATGGACAAGGAGAGGATGACAGAGACAGACAAGAAATGGAAGATGGAGGCGGACACTGAGAAGACAACACGTTAA
- the LOC116799118 gene encoding splicing regulatory glutamine/lysine-rich protein 1-like isoform X2 translates to MEMDMERTREMDNEDTMEMDRERTPEIDKKMTMEMDKDAKKIKNWKNYQQLTDDSGAMQPELGSCINTETRINIPSDGSTLEPGLMISQEGAAHWISLSLFFRTGHRDRQGVDKIRETDKERMEEMDKEWTAETDNQRMTEDNERTEEMDNKSTREMDKKRTMGIDMERTTEMDNEYMMEMNKERMMEMDKERTTEMDKEWITATNDERMMEIARKWQWRWTRREQGRWTEEDMMEMDKKRTTEIDKERTTEVNNKKTMEMDKEKTTEMDKEKTMEMDKEKTMEMDKERTAEMDKERMTETDKKWKMEADTEKTTR, encoded by the exons ATGGAGATGGACATGGAGAGGACAAGGGAGATGGACAATGAGGACACGATGGAGATGGACAGAGAGAGGACACCGGAGATAGACAAGAAGATGACAATGGAGATGGACAAggatgcaaagaaaattaaaaattggaaGAACTACCAGCAATTAACAGATGACAGTGGAGCcatgcagccagagctgggcagctgcaTCAACACAGAAACCAGGATTAACATCCCCTCTGATGGATCAACATTGGAACCAGGACTGATGATctcccaggagggagcagctcactggatctctctctctctctttttcaggACAGGACACAGAGACAGACAAGGAGTGGATAAGATAAGAGAGACTGACAAGGAGAGGATGGAGGAGATGGACAAGGAGTGGACAGCAGAGACAGACAATCAGAGGATGACGGAGGACAATGAGAGGACAGAGGAGATGGACAACAAGAGCACAAGGGAGATGGACAAGAAAAGGACGATGGGGATAGACATGGAGAGGACAACAGAGATGGACAATGAGTACATGATGGAGATGAACAAAGAGAG GATGATGGAGATGGACAAGGAGAGGACA ACAGAGATGGACAAGGAGTGGATAACGGCGACAAACGATGAGAGGATGATGGAGATTGCAAGGAAATGGCAATGGAGATGGACAAGGAGAGAACAAGGGAGATGGACAGAGGAGGACATGATGGAGATGGACAAAAAGAGGACAACAGAG ATTGACAAGGAGAGGACAACAGAGGTGAACAACAAGAAGACAATGGAGATGGACAAGGAGAAGACAACGGAGATGGACAAGGAGAAGACAATGGAAATGGACAAGGAGAAGACAATGGAGATGGACAAGGAGAGGACAGCAGAGATGGACAAGGAGAGGATGACAGAGACAGACAAGAAATGGAAGATGGAGGCGGACACTGAGAAGACAACACGTTAA